Proteins encoded within one genomic window of Hevea brasiliensis isolate MT/VB/25A 57/8 chromosome 8, ASM3005281v1, whole genome shotgun sequence:
- the LOC110654574 gene encoding LRR receptor-like serine/threonine-protein kinase GSO1, with the protein MSGNLSILDVSSNHLKGHLPNPLNASPNANLFLLELSNNQLSGPIPSNIDQIMPLYFLSLSGNQLNGQIPALIGEMNNLEVLDLSRNNLTGSIRSSIGNCLTLYVLDLQNNNLFGGIPRSMGQLRELRTLHLVNNRLSLLETLDLSNNRLTGLCGDPPTLKCLDADSNNWGSRDDSDGGRKDEALAEVSLSTFFFL; encoded by the exons ATGTCTGGCAACCTGTCTATTTTAGATGTTTCTTCCAATCATTTAAAGGGCCATTTGCCAAATCCGTTGAATGCAAGTCCAAATGCAAACCTCTTCCTACTAGAGCTTTCCAATAACCAATTATCTGGTCCCATACCAAGCAATATTGATCAAATCATGCCTCTatactttctctctctttctggtAACCAGCTGAATGGTCAAATCCCAGCCTTAATTGGAGAGATGAATAATCTTGAAGTATTGGATCTTTCAAGAAATAATTTGACAGGAAGCATTCGTTCAAGCATTGGGAATTGTCTTACCCTCTATGTTCTAGACCTTCAAAACAACAATTTGTTTGGTGGCATTCCAAGATCTATGGGTCAGTTACGTGAGCTTCGAACACTTCACCTGGTCAACAACAGATTATCATTGTTGGAAACTTTGGACCTCTCGAACAATAGGCTGACAG GTCTCTGCGGGGATCCCCCCACTTTGAAATGTCTAGATGCTGATTCAAACAATTGGGGAAGCCGTGATGATTCAGATGGTGGAAGGAAAGATGAGGCACTTGCTGAGGTTTCTTTATCTACTTTCTTTTTTTTGTGA
- the LOC110639848 gene encoding receptor-like protein EIX2, which yields MFPFLWIVLLLNFLIRGEFLFCAQAQLVDCHTSDREALLDFIKGLENSEKQLSSWKGSNCCQWFGIACDNITGAVTKVDLHSTSGLLNLSGEIRSSLTKLKSLTYLDLSSNSFTGTIPDFLPFLENLQYLNLSYAGFSGAIPPNLGNLSSLKFLDVSSPSLNVDNLEWMSGLLSLKYLAMDGVDLSKAGVGWVDALNKLPFLTELHLSSCHLSSLNYSLPLVNFSSLAVLNLSNNYIKSKFPNWLVNISSLVSVDISYNRLRGRIPLGFSELPNLQSLDLGYNQDLSASCFQLLRRRWGKIQVLDLSMTKLHGRIPAALGNITSLIYLDLSKNDVRSSIPSSIGRLSNLQFIDLSCNNLTGGLPEFLEEETANCPSKSPLPNLKNFKSSYSNLTGKLPNWIGNLKNLVVLDLSYNLLQGPIPRSFENLRQLSELRLGSNKLNGSLPKGLGKLSALTHLDVSINQLAGVITEAHFSGLSKLKQLILLRNSFILKVNSSWIPPFQLCTLVMGSCNLGPSFPAWIRSQKEIVILDFSNASISGSIPNWFWDMSSTLSYLNVSLNHLKGHLPNPLNISPSATSVDLSSNLFQGSIPLPLPLPNVSIQVLDLSNNQFSGSIPNKIGKILSHLQFLSLSNNQLAGHVPASIGEISTLQILDLSRNGLIGSIPLNIGNCSNLTVLDLQNNNLSGEISKSLGWLHWLQILHLSNNRFSGEIPSSLQELKELETLDLGNNSLTGNIPSWIGGAFPRLRILSLRSNSFSGEIPSRHSNLSSLQVLDLAGNKLNGRIPSSFGDFKAMAQQHVNHYLTYGDPDRRYYQENIVVSINGQTQKYSKTLSLLTTIDLSGNNLHGELPEELTNLVGLLVLNLSRNNISGQIPHSISEMHQLLSLDLSGNNLSGPIPSSLSSLTFLEYLNLSNNNLCGAIPYTNQMSTFNESSFDGNPCLCGNPLVVKCSLNNNNSDNGGTSNHSDYNGLIDNWFYLSIGLGYAAGLLLPYLLFAVRRSWGGVYFAVVDRIVNRLSNAPALVDRIVHRLSSASSRIATRTRTQCSC from the coding sequence ATGTTTCCATTTCTTTGGATTGTTCTTCTTCTCAACTTTTTGATAAGAGGAGAATTCCTTTTTTGTGCACAAGCTCAGCTTGTGGACTGCCATACTTCTGACAGAGAAGCTCTTCTTGATTTTATAAAGGGTCTTGAAAATTCTGAGAAACAACTCTCTTCATGGAAAGGAAGCAACTGCTGTCAATGGTTTGGAATAGCTTGTGACAATATCACTGGAGCTGTAACCAAAGTTGATCTCCACAGCACGTCAGGTTTGTTGAACTTGAGCGGAGAGATTAGATCTTCACTCACAAAACTCAAGTCCTTGACATATCTGGACTTGAGTTCTAACTCATTCACTGGCACAATTCCTGATTTCTTACCCTTCCTGGAGAACTTGCAATATCTAAACCTATCATATGCTGGGTTTAGTGGTGCAATTCCTCCAAATCTTGGAAACCTCTCTAGCTTGAAGTTTCTTGATGTCTCTTCTCCTAGTTTAAATGTTGATAATCTTGAATGGATGAGTGGTCTTCTCTCATTAAAATATTTGGCCATGGATGGTGTAGATCTTTCAAAGGCAGGAGTAGGATGGGTTGATGCATTAAACAAGCTTCCATTCTTGACTGAGTTGCATTTATCTTCATGTCATTTATCCAGTCTCAACTATTCTCTtcctttggtcaattttagttcacttgctgtcctAAACCTTAGTAACAACTACATCAAATCCAAGTTTCCAAATTGGCTGGTGAATATCAGTAGCCTTGTTTCAGTTGATATCAGCTATAACAGGCTACGTGGAAGGATTCCACTCGGTTTTAGTGAACTGCCAAATTTGCAATCATTGGATCTTGGTTATAATCAAGATCTCTCTGCAAGTTGCTTCCAACTGTTGAGAAGAAGGTGGGGAAAAATACAAGTTCTTGATCTATCTATGACCAAATTACATGGAAGAATTCCTGCTGCCCTTGGAAATATAACTTCTCTTATTTATCTTGATTTATCAAAAAATGATGTTCGGAGTAGTATTCCAAGCTCCATTGGTAGGCTTTCTAACTTACAATTTATTGATTTGTCCTGTAATAATCTGACAGGAGGTTTACCAGAATTTCTTGAAGAAGAAACAGCAAACTGCCCTTCCAAAAGTCCTTTGCCtaatttgaagaacttcaaatccAGTTACAGCAATTTAACTGGTAAGTTGCCAAATTGGATAGGCAATCTTAAAAATCTAGTTGTCCTCGATTTGAGTTATAACTTGCTTCAAGGTCCCATCCCCCGTTCTTTCGAAAATTTGCGGCAGTTGTCTGAACTCAGACTTGGATCAAATAAGCTAAATGGTAGTCTCCCAAAAGGCTTGGGAAAGCTCTCTGCATTGACTCATCTTGATGTTTCCATTAATCAACTGGCCGGTGTTATCACAGAAGCACATTTTTCAGGCCTAAGTAAATTGAAGCAATTGATTCTTTTGAGAAACTCCTTCATCTTGAAAGTCAATTCCAGTTGGATCCCTCCATTTCAGCTCTGTACCTTGGTTATGGGTTCATGCAATCTAGGTCCATCCTTCCCTGCTTGGATCAGATCTCAAAAAGAGATTGTCATTCTAGATTTCTCAAATGCTAGTATTTCAGGTTCCATTCCAAACTGGTTTTGGGACATGTCAAGCACTCTAAGTTATTTGAATGTTTCTTTGAATCACTTGAAGGGTCATTTACCAAATCCATTAAATATATCTCCCTCTGCAACCAGTGTTGATTTGAGCTCCAACCTCTTTCAAGGGTCCattcctcttcctcttcctcttccaaATGTCTCAATCCAAGTGCTTGATCTTTCCAATAATCAATTCTCTGGTTCTATCCCAAACAAGATTGGTAAAATCCTTTCACATTTGCAATTCCTCTCTCTTTCCAATAACCAGCTGGCTGGTCATGTCCCAGCCTCTATTGGAGAGATATCGACTCTTCAAATCCTTGATCTTTCAAGGAATGGTTTGATAGGAAGCATTCCTTTGAATATCGGGAATTGTTCTAACCTCACTGTTCTAGACCTTCAAAATAATAATTTGTCTGGTGAGATTTCAAAATCCTTGGGTTGGCTTCATTGGCTTCAAATACTTCACCTCAGCAATAACAGATTCTCAGGAGAAATCCCATCATCTCTCCAGGAATTGAAGGAATTAGAAACTCTAGACCTTGGAAACAACAGTTTGACAGGAAATATTCCGTCATGGATAGGAGGAGCTTTTCCACGTCTCAGAATACTTAGCCTGAGGTCAAATTCCTTTTCAGGAGAAATTCCCTCTAGACATTCGAATTTGAGTTCTCTACAAGTTCTGGATCTAGCAGGAAACAAGTTGAATGGCAGAATTCCTTCTAGCTTTGGTGATTTTAAAGCCATGGCTCAACAACATGTAAACCATTATTTGACATATGGAGACCCTGACAGACGCTACTACCAAGAAAACATAGTTGTGAGCATAAATGGGCAAACTCAAAAATATTCCAAGACTCTTTCACTCCTGACTACCATAGATCTTTCTGGAAATAATCTACATGGTGAGCTTCCTGAAGAACTAACAAACCTGGTTGGTCTTCTAGTTTTGAACCTGTCAAGAAACAACATCAGTGGCCAGATTCCACACAGCATTTCAGAAATGCATCAGTTGTTATCTCTTGATCTGTCAGGCAATAATCTTTCAGGTCCAATTCCTTCAAGCCTCTCTTCATTGACTTTTCTGGAATATTTGAACTTGTCCAACAACAACTTATGTGGTGCAATCCCATATACAAATCAGATGTCAACTTTTAATGAATCCTCCTTTGATGGGAACCCATGTCTATGTGGAAATCCCCTTGTTGTGAAGTGCTCGCTTAACAATAATAATTCTGACAATGGAGGGACCAGTAACCATTCAGACTATAATGGGTTGATTGATAACTGGTTTTACTTGAGCATTGGGTTGGGATATGCAGCAGGTTTACTGCTTCCATATTTGTTATTTGCAGTGAGAAGATCTTGGGGTGGTGTATACTTTGCTGTTGTGGATAGGATCGTAAACAGATTGTCAAATGCACCTGCTCTTGTGGATAGGATTGTACACAGATTGTCAAGTGCATCAAGCAGAATAGCAACAAGAACAAGAACTCAGTGCAGTTGCTGA